The Methanobacterium sp. nucleotide sequence GAAGCTGTGACTCCAAGTATTATTTGAGATATGCCCACAAGAGCCCCTATTTCTATCAGATTATCAACGAATATATCTGCAGATTTTATTACTATAATTAAAGAAACAATTAAAATTCCAATCAATGCAAATAAAAACATTTCCATAAACTCACCGGAAGAATATTGCCTTTATCATCATATAAATGTATCGAGGAAGGAATCTGGTCTTGTAAATAAATTCATGTTAAAAAAGTAGTAGATTTTTGTAATTCTACATTTATGATCTTTTTTATCCCAGGAATGGTTTTGCAATAGTTAACATGACTATAATGGTTATTATAATGCCTATTGTGATTAAAGGTAGCCCTGCTTTGAGTATTTCCTTGATTTCAACGTATCTTGTTCCGTATGCCATTGCTACTGTTGGGTCAGCCATTGGGAGCATGAATGATAGTGAACAGGCGATTGCTACAGGTACTGCGTATGTTCCTACTGGTTGTGCCTGTGCTGCTGCCAGTGAGACAGATAATGGCACAAGTATTGCAGCCAGTGCGATGTTGGACATTACCTGTGTGATACTCACTGCAATAATCATCAGGACTATCATTATGGCTACTGTTGACACGTCATTACCTAATAAACCAATTAAATGATTAATTATCCATTCAGCTGCTCCTGTTTGCAGTAATGCTGCTCCAAGACTTAATGCCCCTCCAAAGAATATTATTAATCCCCAGTCAACGTTTGTTTGAGCATCTCTCCAGTCTATTATTTTGAAGATAAAGAACAATGCAGCCCCGATTAAAGCAACTGAAAAACTGTTTAATCCAGTGTAATGTGTTGTGATCCATAAAAATATGGTGAATAACAGTATTCCTAATGATAATTTTTCTGTTCGTGTCATTGAGCCTAATGCTTCTATTTTTGAGGTAATGGTGTTCATGCCACCGACTATTCCCTTTACCTCTGGTTTGAATACTGCGCCCATGAATTTCCATATTATAAACATCAAAATGATTGATAAAGGAAACCCAAAAATCATCCAGTTTACAAATGGAATGTGGGTGTATGCTGCAGCCATCAGGTTGGGGGCAGTTCCTATCGGTGTACCAAATCCACCGGCCAGAGAACCATAAGATGCGCCGAGTACCATTGCCTTTGCAAAGTTACTTCCACCTTTTTCAGGGTTATTTGCTCCCATAATAGGTATAATCTCTTTAATTATTGGTAAGAGCATTGCAAAGGCCACCACATTTTCAATCCATGCTGAAAGTAATCCTGTTGAAAATACAGCGACGAAAATACTTTTATCTGGGCTGATTCCAAGTTTGCTGAGCATCGCGTAGGTTAAACGTGTAGCCAATCCACTTTTACGAATTGCTTCTGCAATAATGAAACCACCTATCATGAGGAAGATGATGGGATTTGCAAAGCCAATCACAGCATCAGTAAAGGTTGCAACGCCAATAATGGGTTGTATAAAAAGTATGATTAAGGAGGTAACAGCAAGATGTAATGCTTCGCTTGCCCACATTATTATGGCGAATACAAGTAGTGCCATTGCTGCATGACCCGGATAGCTTAAACCATTCATAGGAATTAACATCACAACTATAAAAGCAACTATAGCTAAAGGCATTCCTAAATTCTTCATATTAATGTACATTTTGTAAGCCTCTAAATATGAAATATTTGGAGTTCAAGAAAAACGTAGTTTTTCCTTCAAACTCCAAAAATTATAACAATAACCTTATGATCTGGTGTTATATAAAGGTATTTTATAATGATTAATCATTAATATTTATTTTATAGATTACATATTTGCATTGATTTTTTTCAAAAGACAGTTAGTCAGTTCTAAATTTTGCTGATGGATTATTGAACCGGTTAAAATAAATGATTAGAACTTTATTTTGTGCCTTTGATGAAATTTCCAGTAGTAATGCCTCCAAGAGATATCTTTTTTATCTCTTTCTTCATCTTATTAATGGTTGAAGCTTCAAAATCTATTTCAATAGCACGTTTGTAAATAGAGCACATTAATTTACCATATTCTTCTGTACGTCCCTCTAAATCCAGTGAAACATTATCAATAGAGGTTTCAGTGATTTTGGACATAAAATCTATAAGAGATAGTTCTACTGAGTTTAAAATAATTGTTCTACACTCCCTATCCAATCTTAATGGAAAAACACGATTTTTTTCATCTTTAATTCCTGAAAATATGTTATCTGGAACGTTTTTCTGGGATATATCTTTGATCAGGGAGGGCAGACAATCTCTGGAAATTAATGACTCAAGATTTCCCTGGACAATCAGCTCTAATTCTACCTTAATCTTTCTCTGGCGCACTCTGGATACAAGAACTTGAATTTCATCAAATGAAAGCTCTGGAGATATTCTAAGACATTTAAAATAGTCTTTAAGTGTATCTGCAGTTTCACTATTCCATATATTAAGTCCTGATGAGGCAAATAAGTTAATTTTAGGGTTTAAATCTAAAATGAACTTTGCAGCTCCCAGATCATCAACCATAACTCCATTAACTCCAGCATCAAATGTTTGAATTAAAAGTGGTTTTATTTTATCCATAAAATTATTTGAAGTAATTTTAGGTAGTTTTAAGACTAAATTGACTCTATTTTCTTTACAGAATGATAATGCTTCGTTAATTAACTTTAAAAGTTTTTCAGTTTCTATTTCAGCATGGAAATTGCAGTTAACTGGACTGTAAAGATTAAACAGATTAAAATAAATTCTATTGCATCCGGCATCAACTGCTGCCTTTAAAACATCCAGATCATCAACATAAGCATTTAAATTTGGTGTTTTTCCCTTTAATTCCACATTTGAAGAAAATTCTTTATTTAAAGTGTTTAATCGACTGTATGCTCTTTTCATTTTATCTTCAGAGGGTTTAAAAGATGATATAATCATCTCTCCAATTTTTTCAAACATTTCCCTTCTGACCCTGTTTAATTCACCGATAGGAGCAAATAAATTGCCAGGATAGTTTATGTTTATATTTCTTACTTTAAAAGGAGTGTTACCAGTTTTTTTAAATTGTCTGATAATTGTTTTTTCTTCAAGCGGTCTTTTAAGAGCTTTCACCATTTTAAAATCAGCGGTCCTCTCTAATTTCAGGGAACGATTTTCAAAGTTGAAATCACTTTTCAGTATGATTGCACCATCATTTTGAACCAGTATATCTAAATCTACCATAAGTTGATTTTTCAACTTATTCCTGGATCCATGGATGATTTTTTGAGCTTCATCAACCAGTGCCTTACGTTTTGTTATGTAAAGGGCTGTTCCTGGCTTTAAATATCTTTGAACTTTAAATTTAATCTTATTTTTGTTAACTTGCGGGGATTCATTCATTAACATTCCATAATCCTTCTGGCCCTTATTTGGCGGTAAAAAAACAATTCCATCTCCTTTTTGAGGGATAACATCTCCTTTAACCTCTACCAATGCTTCTTTTGTCTCTTTGTTATATCTAAGGACAGTACCGGCATAGAGTCCCCTGTTTCCCGGACGATCCCGTCCCATTACTTTACTGTAATCATTTTCTAAAAGATATCCCCCTGTAAAACCTCTATTAAAAGCTAACTTAAGGTTATTAATGTCATCTTTTTCTGGTTTCCATTTTCCTTTTAAAATAGAGTCCAGAGCTTTCCTGTATATGCTCACCACAATTGCCACATACTCTGGAGACCTCATACGGCCTTCAATTTTAAGAGAACATATATTTAACTTTGTAATATTATCAAGATCTTTATATAATGCCAGATCACGGGTTGATAACAGGTACCTATTTTTAAGAGGAATTCGGGATAAATTAGCAGGCCTTCCATACTCATCCTTTTCTCCCAAAACCAGATCATATTTCTTTCTACATGGCTGAGCGCACATTCCTCTATTTCCACTTCTACCCCCTATAAATGATGATATTAAACACTGGCCAGAGTATGAATAACAGAGCGCTCCGTGGGCGAAAATTTCAAGCTCAATTTCTTCAATTTTAACATTTTCACTGATATTTTTAATTTCTGATAGTTTCATCTCTCTTGAAAGCACCACGCGCTTGAACCCCATTTCTGCTGCCCATTTAACTCCTTCAAGGTTGTGAATTGTCATCTGAGTAGATGCATGGAGCTTCAAATCAGGAACAAGTTCTTTTGCAAGTTTTGCAATGCCAATATCCTGAACTAAAATAGCATCCACACCTATTTTGTAGAGAAAAACAAGATATTCGGCAATTTCTTTAAGTTCACAGTCTTTAATGAGGACATTCACAGTAACATAGATTTTTACTCCTCTTAAATGCGCAAAATCTACCGCTTCACTCAATTCTTCATCATTGAAGTTAGCTGCATAATGTCTTGCTCCAAATTGTTTTCCTGCAAGATAAACTGCATCTGCACCAGCATTCAGGGCAGCCTTGAGTGCATCCATACTTCCTGCAGGTGCCAGTAATTCAGGTATATGTTTTTCCATCATTTTTTCCCAAATATGAAATTATTTTTATCATGTTTTTAAGGTAATTGTTTTTAATGAAGAAAATAGAAGATTATAATTAAAGGATTATTTCAGTATTAAATATAATAATTCTGATTTTCATGAGTAAATAATCACATATAATTCTAACTCGGATGATCATCGGAGGTAACATGTATATTTGTTTAGAGGGTATTGACGGTGCAGGAAAGTCAACGCAGATTATTCTTCTTGAAAAATGGCTTAAAGAATATGGATGTAATGTTAAAAGGGTTTTTGAGCCTACAAATTCGCCAGTTGGGAAATTGATCCGGGAAATGCTCCAGGATCCAGGGGCTACTGGAGATAATTTTCAAAAAGCACTGGCACTGCTATTTGCTGCTGATAGGATGATATTAATGGAGGAAATAGCGGCTGCAGAGGAATCAGGCAGGGTAGTAATAAGTGACAGGTCTTTTTATTCAAGTATTGTTTATCAAAATGAACCGCAGTGGCTTTATGAAATAAATAAACATGTTAAAAGACCAGATATTGTTATATTGCTTGATATGGATGTTAAAACTGCTTTAAAACGGTGTGAAGGTAAAGATAGCTTTGAAAATGGAAGTTTTCTGGAAAATATAAAAAATAAATATCTTAAACTTGCAGAAGAATGTGACTTTTATGTTATAAATGCAAATAATGGAATTAATAAAGTTCAAGAGGATATAAAAAAGGTCATATCTCCTAAAATCGGCAGGTGTATATGATTTATGACTAATTAATGGCCATATTATTTAGTAAAGAGAAATAATTTTACCTTAACTGGTAGGGACTTACAAATTAAAATAATATACACAAAAATTAAGTATAACCCAAATCATATATTCTTACAGAAATCAGGATTTATAAAATATTTCAGTTTAACCATGTTTTATGGAGAAGTAATAATGTTAAATAAAGACGAACTTACCGATCTGATAATTAATACTGATCTGGAGAAGATTCCTGGCCCTAAAGATGTTTGGGAAAAGCAAATTGATCTTGGTGATGGTAGAATTTTAATTGTAGGCTATGAAGAAGAGTCTAAAGTCTGTGAACTGACAACAGACCAATCAGCAAGCGGAATGGATGAAGAAAAATGTGCAATAGTTTACTACTGGTACTGGGAAGTCAGAGACTTTGAAACATGGGACATTATATATGAAAATCATGATACTGATTTGAGCTTCTGTATTGAAGATCTACAAAATACATGGGGCGATGAAAGCACATTTGCAGATACTGGTAATGTTCCCGGAACAGAGCTCTGCACATGGAGCGATCGAAACAATATAGAAGATATTGTAGATGATATACTCGATGATATTCAGGATGTGTTGGAGAACCAGTGAAAAAATATGGTAGATATTTTAGCGCTTGATGATCCAGTCCATGCATTAACCACTGATAATTTACTCACATATAAAGGTATAGCAGATGAATTAGGTGTTATACCTCAAAATGATTTTCACAGAACCTTCGGATAGGGGATATTATTGTTTTTTGATGAAAAAATTTATCGATCTATCTTTTTTTCCTGATTTAGTGGCGTTTAACGTGATTTTGATAATGGAAACATTTTTTGGGATTTCCAGCTTATATATAAATCTATTTCTTGTATCTAGAGGTATCACTTGATTATATATCCCCAGATCACTTGACGTGATTCTAACAGTTGCATTTACTTCTGAAGAACCATTTAAAACGCACTGATTAGTGTTATAATCTACAAAAACAATCATTTCCCCATTATCAGTGTAATCCGCATTCACAAATCCATTTGAAGGATCAAAATTAAGACCAAGTAGGGTTGAATTCTCGACGGGAGTTAAAAAGCAAACTACACTGATTATTAGAACAATACCCAGTAAAGAAGCGCTACAAATGGCAATGGTTTGACGTCTGGGACTTTGACCAGACCACCATTTCCTAGGGCCTCCCGATTCATTTTCAGGAAGTCCATAGAAATTTTCCATCTTGTTCATAATTCTTAATTTTTTAAATCCTACGGCAAGAAATCCTCCTAGAATTACCAGAGCTACAAACTTACCCATGTAAGAAAAAATACATCAGATTATCTAAAGGAAATAACAACAATGTAATTGATGATTCCGATAATGGTGCTTGATAGAAGTGTGTTTTTATATTCCTGGTTGCGTATCAAATGATAAATAAAACCCACTAATACCACAATGATCAGCAAATAAGCTGGTGAAAGATAATAAACATGCATTGATCCTGTAATGCCCATTAAGTTTACCGTCCATTATAATATTATTATTCACATTTTTTGAAAACAGTAATAAGCTATTGTATGGGTTTCAATTATTCCCCCTTGTTCATTTTTAGGTATTTTTCCAAAGAATTAGAATTTTCAGGCATTTAATCTTCTCACTTTAACAACGTATCATTACTTTTTTCTATAAACTTCTAAAAAATTAAAATATGGATTAAAAGTAGTCTACTACTTCATTCCAGTTAAGCGTACTATCTGTTGACAAGAAAGTTTGAAAACAATAGAATTTAAACTTTTTTCAGTAGTTTTTTCATACCCACTGCAACCAAGCCCCCTATTATAACAAAGACCATAAAAGCTAAACTCCATCCTAATATCATCCAATTATCAAGCCAAGTTGTTAAAGCAGATCCCCCCCCGCAAGAATGAATCCAATTATAATACTTGCTAACAACGTATCTTTGTACTCATTGTTCCTGATCAAATGATATACAAAACCTACTAAAAAAAAAAGAAAAATAGTGTGTAGATAGGTGAAAGATAATAATACATAGCTGATCCTGTAAATTCCATTATATTTACCTCCAATGTTATCATATTTCTAGTAGGTGCATCGTAAAAAGTTTTGTAAGATAAGACTATGTCCATAATTTTTCCTCCTACTATCTGACTAGGAGGAAGTATATATTCAAAAGTATGAGAACCACCAATAAATTTTCCAAGTATACCTCCTATCAAAACCCAATATTGAGTATAAGTATGGCTTTCGCTAGGAGCAATATAATAAGTTAAAGCACATTCCACGACCCAAAAACCAGTAGTATATGGAGTTCTTTGAACTTCAACATGGACCAATGAATTTGTCCCAACATTACCTCCATATACATAAGCTATAAATGGATCTGTAAGTAATCCAATTATGCCCACCAAATACTCATTTTCTCCTGTAATCTGCGTTAGTCCTAATGATTTTTTCCAATCATAGTTCTGTATCATTTGGATAATAGCTTCACCAAAATTAAAAGCCAAATCTGTCTGAAGATTATGATAACAGTAAGCACCACAATAACCATTAACCGTGTTAATATCTCTTACAACACCTGTTTCAGGGTCAATTACAAATATTAGATCATCTCGGCCCACTGCCTTCAGCACCACATAGCCATTGGACTCAAAAACTTCCAAAGACACACCGTTCATGAATGCATTGTTTATGTCGATCGTCACTGAGTTTACATGCCCTGAAGTTGGAGTATTAGCCTGGTAATCAGACCAAGAAGCTTCAACAGACAATCGTCTTCATATGATCAATGACAGTCATCCAATCCTCCTTACCACAATACCAATCTAAATTCTGGATTAAACAAACCCATTACAAAGCATGAAACTAAGAAAAGTACAATTGTCAGGACAAACATAAATCCAAACCCATTTCTAGTCCTTAAATCGATAGGCACAATTTTGTTGAGTTTATCTGGAAATAGAATAATACTCTGTACAACTAAACCGACTAAAATAGAGACTAAACAAAACTCTAAAGAAGGACTACCTTTGGTAAAATAGAAATAAAGCGCTGAAAATCCACGTCCAGTAGTCTGGAATCCTAATAATGCAGATAAAAGCCAGTAACCAAATGGAAAATAACCGGGCCCTAAAGGAATGCTCATCTTCGGACCCTCATATTTAGGAACATTCTTATCACTAAAAGTTTTAATACGCTTAAACATGAATAAAATCGGATAAACAGTCGATATTCCAAATCCAATACCAAACGGAATGTTATTTGTGGTTATCCCAAAAGCGATACCTGTTAAAAAGAAAAAAGGAGCAACGGTTAACATAAACGCAACCAAATTTTTAGTATTGTCATCTTTGTATTTTTCAGCCAATCCCCAATAATAATCTACAATTATCATTCCTGGAAGCGTGCAAAAGGCAAAAAAGAAAGGTAGAAACTCAAGACCTGTTAAAACACCGACAAATAAGTAAGTTAGAATGAAACTTAAAACTGTAAAATATATTGCTCCTAACAGTGAGCTCTTTAATTTATCTTTAGAATCAACTTTACTGGATCCAAAAGCCATTTCAAAGCCTTTTTTGGAGAAGATTAATTTTATGTTTTTGATTAGAAATTTTGTATAGTTCATATTTACACTCGCCAATAAAAAAATTAGGGATTGGAAAGATATTCTGTAATGTTATTATAGAACTGGGAACTGTATTGATCGATTTCTGGACTGTATTCGTTTATTATCACAT carries:
- a CDS encoding U32 family peptidase, whose amino-acid sequence is MEKHIPELLAPAGSMDALKAALNAGADAVYLAGKQFGARHYAANFNDEELSEAVDFAHLRGVKIYVTVNVLIKDCELKEIAEYLVFLYKIGVDAILVQDIGIAKLAKELVPDLKLHASTQMTIHNLEGVKWAAEMGFKRVVLSREMKLSEIKNISENVKIEEIELEIFAHGALCYSYSGQCLISSFIGGRSGNRGMCAQPCRKKYDLVLGEKDEYGRPANLSRIPLKNRYLLSTRDLALYKDLDNITKLNICSLKIEGRMRSPEYVAIVVSIYRKALDSILKGKWKPEKDDINNLKLAFNRGFTGGYLLENDYSKVMGRDRPGNRGLYAGTVLRYNKETKEALVEVKGDVIPQKGDGIVFLPPNKGQKDYGMLMNESPQVNKNKIKFKVQRYLKPGTALYITKRKALVDEAQKIIHGSRNKLKNQLMVDLDILVQNDGAIILKSDFNFENRSLKLERTADFKMVKALKRPLEEKTIIRQFKKTGNTPFKVRNININYPGNLFAPIGELNRVRREMFEKIGEMIISSFKPSEDKMKRAYSRLNTLNKEFSSNVELKGKTPNLNAYVDDLDVLKAAVDAGCNRIYFNLFNLYSPVNCNFHAEIETEKLLKLINEALSFCKENRVNLVLKLPKITSNNFMDKIKPLLIQTFDAGVNGVMVDDLGAAKFILDLNPKINLFASSGLNIWNSETADTLKDYFKCLRISPELSFDEIQVLVSRVRQRKIKVELELIVQGNLESLISRDCLPSLIKDISQKNVPDNIFSGIKDEKNRVFPLRLDRECRTIILNSVELSLIDFMSKITETSIDNVSLDLEGRTEEYGKLMCSIYKRAIEIDFEASTINKMKKEIKKISLGGITTGNFIKGTK
- a CDS encoding DASS family sodium-coupled anion symporter encodes the protein MYINMKNLGMPLAIVAFIVVMLIPMNGLSYPGHAAMALLVFAIIMWASEALHLAVTSLIILFIQPIIGVATFTDAVIGFANPIIFLMIGGFIIAEAIRKSGLATRLTYAMLSKLGISPDKSIFVAVFSTGLLSAWIENVVAFAMLLPIIKEIIPIMGANNPEKGGSNFAKAMVLGASYGSLAGGFGTPIGTAPNLMAAAYTHIPFVNWMIFGFPLSIILMFIIWKFMGAVFKPEVKGIVGGMNTITSKIEALGSMTRTEKLSLGILLFTIFLWITTHYTGLNSFSVALIGAALFFIFKIIDWRDAQTNVDWGLIIFFGGALSLGAALLQTGAAEWIINHLIGLLGNDVSTVAIMIVLMIIAVSITQVMSNIALAAILVPLSVSLAAAQAQPVGTYAVPVAIACSLSFMLPMADPTVAMAYGTRYVEIKEILKAGLPLITIGIIITIIVMLTIAKPFLG
- the tmk gene encoding dTMP kinase, with protein sequence MYICLEGIDGAGKSTQIILLEKWLKEYGCNVKRVFEPTNSPVGKLIREMLQDPGATGDNFQKALALLFAADRMILMEEIAAAEESGRVVISDRSFYSSIVYQNEPQWLYEINKHVKRPDIVILLDMDVKTALKRCEGKDSFENGSFLENIKNKYLKLAEECDFYVINANNGINKVQEDIKKVISPKIGRCI